A genome region from Alistipes dispar includes the following:
- the lon gene encoding endopeptidase La has protein sequence MSKKDKIETIEADDANLVPELLDGKHRVIPIVTGGDETVEQVEVPEIIPILTLRSSVLFPGAITPITVGRDKSISLVRAVNAEGGILGAVLQRESEVEDPSPDDMYKVGTAARIIKILEMPNGNLTVILNGLEKIEITEYVTTEPYFKARVVALRDSTPDLKSIEFEALVDSIRDVALGIINVSPTMPKEAAFAIKNIDSKRGIINFICSNMELTDEDRQSLLEAPGLLARARKLLEILIREQQLAELKNQIQERVKQEIDKQQRDYYLQQQMRTIQDELGDGADADIERMREEAKKKNWPKEVGETFEKELQKVERLNPAVAEYSVQMTYLQLLLELPWNDVTQDNLDLKCAREQLDRDHFGLDEVKERLLEHLAVIKLKGDLKSPILCLYGPPGVGKTSLGKSVAAALGRKFGRISLGGLHDESEIRGHRRTYIGAMPGRIIQTIKRCGSSNPVIILDEVDKVTVSNHGDPSSALLEVLDPEQNTTFHDNYIDMEYDLSKVLFIATANNVGNIAPALRDRMEMINIPGYLLEEKVRIALDHLLPKQREAHGIKEGELVMTPAVVEHVIASYTREAGVRSLDKLLAKIARARAKQIAFDEAFAPEIGEKDVERILGMPKFLREQYEVGGMTGVVTGLAWTEVGGDILYIESVLTPGKGKVSLTGNLGAVMKESATIAHEWVMAHHEELGIDPEAFEKNDINIHVPEGAIPKDGPSAGITMVTSIVSTYTGRKVKERIAMTGETTLRGRVMPVGGVKEKILAAKRAGITELILSEENRKDIAEIKPEYVEGLTFHYVRTNDEVLRLALE, from the coding sequence ATGAGTAAAAAAGATAAAATCGAAACCATCGAGGCGGATGACGCGAACCTCGTGCCCGAATTGCTGGACGGAAAACACCGCGTGATCCCGATCGTGACGGGCGGCGACGAGACCGTCGAGCAGGTCGAGGTTCCGGAGATCATCCCCATTCTGACGCTGCGCTCGTCGGTGCTCTTCCCCGGCGCGATCACTCCGATCACGGTCGGGCGCGACAAGAGCATCTCGCTCGTGCGCGCCGTGAATGCCGAAGGCGGCATCCTGGGCGCCGTGCTGCAGCGCGAGAGCGAAGTCGAAGACCCCTCGCCGGACGACATGTACAAGGTCGGAACGGCGGCGCGCATCATCAAGATACTCGAAATGCCCAACGGCAACCTGACGGTGATCCTGAACGGGCTGGAAAAGATCGAGATCACGGAGTACGTCACAACGGAGCCTTACTTCAAGGCCCGCGTCGTGGCGCTGCGCGATTCGACGCCCGATCTGAAGAGCATCGAGTTTGAGGCCCTCGTGGACTCGATCCGCGACGTGGCGCTGGGGATCATCAACGTCTCGCCGACGATGCCCAAGGAGGCGGCCTTCGCCATCAAGAACATCGACTCCAAGCGCGGCATCATCAACTTCATCTGTTCGAACATGGAGCTGACCGACGAGGACCGCCAGTCGCTGCTGGAGGCTCCCGGCCTGCTGGCTCGCGCCCGCAAGCTGCTCGAGATACTGATCCGCGAACAGCAGCTCGCCGAGCTGAAGAACCAGATTCAGGAGCGCGTCAAGCAGGAGATCGACAAGCAGCAGCGCGACTACTACCTCCAGCAGCAGATGCGCACGATCCAGGACGAGCTGGGCGACGGCGCCGACGCCGACATCGAGAGGATGCGCGAGGAGGCCAAGAAGAAGAACTGGCCCAAGGAGGTGGGCGAGACCTTCGAGAAGGAGTTGCAGAAGGTCGAGCGGCTGAATCCCGCCGTGGCCGAGTATTCGGTGCAGATGACCTACCTCCAACTGCTGCTGGAGCTGCCGTGGAACGACGTGACGCAGGACAACCTCGACCTGAAGTGCGCCCGCGAACAGCTGGACCGCGACCACTTCGGGCTGGACGAGGTGAAGGAGCGCCTGCTGGAGCATCTGGCCGTCATCAAGCTCAAGGGCGACCTGAAATCCCCCATCCTCTGCCTCTACGGCCCTCCGGGCGTGGGCAAGACCTCGCTCGGAAAGTCCGTGGCCGCGGCGCTGGGCCGCAAGTTCGGCCGCATCTCGCTGGGCGGCCTGCACGACGAGTCGGAGATACGCGGACACCGCCGCACCTACATCGGCGCCATGCCGGGCCGCATCATCCAGACCATCAAGCGCTGCGGGTCGTCCAATCCGGTCATTATCCTCGACGAGGTGGACAAGGTGACGGTCTCGAACCACGGCGATCCGTCGAGCGCGCTCCTGGAGGTGCTCGACCCGGAGCAGAACACCACTTTCCACGACAACTACATCGACATGGAGTACGACCTGTCGAAGGTGCTCTTCATCGCCACGGCCAACAACGTGGGCAACATCGCCCCGGCGTTGCGCGACCGCATGGAGATGATAAACATCCCGGGTTACCTGCTCGAGGAGAAGGTGCGCATCGCCCTGGACCACCTGCTGCCCAAGCAGCGCGAGGCCCACGGCATCAAGGAGGGCGAGCTCGTGATGACTCCCGCTGTGGTCGAGCACGTCATCGCCTCCTACACGCGCGAGGCCGGCGTGCGCTCGCTCGACAAGCTGCTGGCGAAGATCGCCCGCGCCCGCGCCAAGCAGATCGCCTTCGACGAGGCGTTCGCCCCCGAGATCGGGGAGAAGGACGTGGAGCGGATTCTCGGCATGCCCAAGTTCCTCCGCGAACAGTACGAGGTGGGCGGCATGACGGGCGTCGTGACGGGCCTGGCCTGGACCGAGGTGGGCGGCGACATCCTCTATATCGAGTCGGTGCTGACGCCCGGCAAGGGCAAGGTGAGCCTCACGGGCAACCTGGGCGCCGTGATGAAGGAGTCGGCGACGATCGCCCACGAGTGGGTGATGGCCCACCACGAGGAGCTGGGCATCGACCCCGAGGCGTTCGAGAAGAACGACATCAACATCCACGTCCCCGAGGGGGCGATTCCGAAGGACGGCCCCTCGGCCGGCATCACGATGGTCACGTCGATCGTCTCGACCTATACGGGCCGCAAGGTGAAGGAGCGGATCGCCATGACGGGCGAGACGACCCTCCGCGGACGGGTGATGCCCGTGGGCGGGGTGAAGGAGAAGATTCTCGCAGCCAAGCGCGCCGGCATCACCGAGCTGATCCTCTCGGAGGAGAACCGCAAGGACATCGCCGAGATCAAGCCCGAATACGTCGAGGGCCTCACGTTCCACTACGTGCGGACCAACGACGAGGTGCTGCGTCTGGCGCTGGAGTAA
- the rnhA gene encoding ribonuclease HI, translated as MPAITIYTDGSALGNPGPGGYGAVLLAGPHRKELSQGYRLTTNNRMELTGVCAALEALRFDGSEVVIYSDSKYVVDAVTKGWVFGWEKKGFAGKKNPDLWRRFLRAYRRHHVRFVWVKGHAETVENNRCDFLAVAAANDAAHRIEDTGYEAEGR; from the coding sequence TTGCCAGCGATCACGATCTATACGGACGGCTCGGCCCTCGGAAACCCCGGGCCGGGAGGCTACGGCGCGGTGCTCCTCGCAGGACCGCACCGCAAGGAGCTGTCGCAGGGTTACCGCCTGACGACCAACAACCGCATGGAGCTCACGGGCGTCTGCGCGGCGCTCGAGGCGCTCCGGTTCGACGGATCGGAAGTGGTGATCTACTCCGATTCGAAGTACGTCGTGGACGCCGTTACGAAGGGGTGGGTCTTCGGCTGGGAGAAGAAGGGATTCGCGGGAAAGAAGAATCCCGACCTCTGGAGGCGGTTCCTGCGGGCATACCGGCGTCACCACGTCCGTTTCGTCTGGGTCAAGGGGCATGCCGAGACGGTGGAGAACAACCGCTGCGACTTCCTGGCCGTCGCCGCGGCCAACGACGCCGCGCACCGGATCGAGGACACGGGCTACGAGGCCGAAGGCCGCTGA
- a CDS encoding GNAT family N-acetyltransferase: MFRIRPAFVSDIPAMRLLFRETVLSVNRRDYTAEEVADWASCGEGETHWRELFARQRCFVAEDARGKMTGFASADGEGYMHMLFVHKDFQRCGVATALYAAVERFAREAGAVRIASEVSETARGFFERQGFRVDAKQRRRAGRLELTNYRMSKALEPFCGSGETDELHIL, encoded by the coding sequence ATGTTCCGTATCCGTCCGGCCTTCGTGTCCGACATCCCCGCGATGCGGCTGCTGTTCCGCGAAACGGTGCTCTCCGTCAATCGGCGGGACTATACGGCCGAAGAGGTCGCCGACTGGGCGTCGTGCGGCGAGGGGGAGACGCATTGGCGGGAGCTGTTCGCCCGGCAGCGTTGCTTCGTGGCCGAGGATGCGCGAGGGAAGATGACGGGATTCGCCTCCGCGGACGGAGAGGGGTATATGCACATGCTCTTCGTCCACAAGGATTTCCAGCGGTGCGGAGTGGCCACGGCGCTCTATGCCGCCGTCGAACGGTTCGCCCGGGAGGCGGGGGCCGTGCGGATCGCGTCGGAGGTCAGCGAAACGGCCCGGGGATTCTTCGAGCGGCAGGGCTTCCGGGTGGATGCGAAGCAGCGGCGGCGGGCTGGCCGTCTGGAGCTGACGAATTACAGGATGAGCAAAGCGCTGGAGCCCTTCTGCGGTTCCGGCGAAACGGACGAACTGCATATATTATGA
- a CDS encoding KpsF/GutQ family sugar-phosphate isomerase: MTDTTKAQILAVARRAVHTEMLALGHLEQTLGDAFAEAVELILAGRGKCIVTGMGKSGLIGRKIAATFASTGTPSFFLHPGEAFHGDLGMISKEDVILALSYSGETDEILKIVPFIHSNGNRLISMTGNDDSALARNSDVHLNVGVEEEACILHLAPTTSTTAQIAMGDALAVSLMQQRGFTSVDFARLHPGGSLGRRLLMTVGNVMRDHDLPVVSPDCSVVEMIHTISKGGLGLIVVCEGDRIEGIVTDGDVRRAMERLKADFFNIRARDIATPHPKTIGAGEKLIEAERVMTRNKITSLLVTGDDGRLTGVIQIYDIKL, translated from the coding sequence ATGACCGATACCACCAAGGCGCAGATTCTTGCGGTGGCCCGCCGGGCCGTGCATACCGAGATGCTGGCGCTCGGACACCTCGAACAGACCCTCGGCGACGCCTTCGCCGAAGCCGTGGAGCTGATTCTCGCCGGCCGCGGCAAATGCATCGTTACGGGCATGGGCAAATCGGGCCTCATCGGGCGCAAGATCGCGGCGACGTTCGCCTCGACCGGCACGCCGAGCTTCTTCCTGCATCCGGGGGAGGCGTTCCACGGCGACCTGGGCATGATTTCGAAGGAGGACGTCATCCTGGCGCTCTCCTATTCGGGGGAGACCGACGAGATCCTGAAGATCGTCCCCTTCATCCACTCCAACGGCAACCGGCTGATCTCGATGACCGGCAACGACGATTCGGCGCTGGCCCGCAACTCCGACGTGCACCTGAACGTCGGGGTCGAGGAGGAGGCCTGCATCCTGCACCTCGCGCCGACCACCTCGACCACGGCGCAGATCGCCATGGGCGATGCGCTGGCCGTGTCGCTCATGCAGCAGCGCGGCTTCACGAGCGTCGATTTCGCGCGCCTGCATCCGGGCGGAAGCCTCGGACGGCGCCTGCTGATGACCGTGGGCAACGTCATGCGCGACCACGATCTGCCGGTCGTCTCGCCCGACTGTTCGGTGGTGGAGATGATCCACACCATTTCGAAGGGCGGACTGGGACTGATCGTCGTCTGCGAGGGCGACCGCATCGAAGGCATCGTGACCGACGGCGACGTGCGCCGCGCGATGGAGCGTCTGAAGGCCGACTTCTTCAATATCCGCGCCCGCGACATCGCCACGCCGCATCCCAAGACGATCGGCGCCGGGGAGAAGCTCATCGAGGCCGAGCGCGTGATGACGCGCAACAAGATCACCTCGCTGCTGGTGACCGGCGACGATGGCAGACTGACGGGCGTCATCCAGATTTACGACATCAAACTGTAA
- the kdsB gene encoding 3-deoxy-manno-octulosonate cytidylyltransferase, translating to MKFIAIIPARYASTRFPGKPLALLGGKPVIRRVYEQVAGVLDDVAVATDDERIREAVLAFGGRVVMTSPDHRSGTDRCREAYDRIGGAFDAVVNVQGDEPFVRASQLETLMRCFDDPGTDIATLVRPFAPEDGLAALENPNSPKVVLDAHSRALYFSRSVVPYLRGVPREEWLARHTFYKHIGIYAFRTEALRAVTALPPSPLEGAESLEQLRWLENGFRIGVGVSDAETVGIDTPGDLVRAEAFLKQFE from the coding sequence ATGAAATTCATCGCAATCATCCCGGCGCGCTACGCCTCGACGCGCTTTCCCGGGAAGCCGCTGGCCCTGCTGGGCGGCAAACCCGTCATCCGGCGGGTTTACGAACAGGTAGCAGGGGTGCTGGACGACGTGGCGGTGGCCACGGACGACGAGCGCATCCGCGAGGCGGTGCTCGCCTTCGGCGGGCGGGTGGTGATGACCTCCCCCGACCATAGGAGCGGCACGGACCGCTGCCGGGAGGCTTACGACCGGATCGGCGGGGCGTTCGACGCGGTGGTGAACGTGCAGGGCGACGAGCCCTTCGTCCGCGCCTCGCAGCTCGAGACCCTGATGCGCTGCTTCGACGACCCCGGGACCGACATCGCCACGCTCGTCAGGCCCTTCGCGCCCGAAGACGGACTCGCTGCGCTGGAGAATCCCAATTCGCCGAAGGTGGTGCTCGACGCGCATTCGCGGGCGCTCTATTTCTCGCGGTCGGTGGTTCCCTACCTGCGCGGCGTGCCGCGCGAGGAGTGGCTCGCGCGGCATACGTTTTACAAGCACATCGGAATTTACGCCTTCCGTACCGAGGCGCTGCGGGCCGTGACGGCGCTGCCGCCTTCGCCGCTCGAAGGGGCCGAGTCGCTCGAACAGTTGCGCTGGCTGGAGAACGGCTTCCGGATCGGCGTGGGGGTGAGCGACGCCGAGACCGTCGGGATCGACACGCCCGGAGATCTGGTGCGCGCCGAGGCTTTTTTGAAACAGTTCGAATGA
- the kdsA gene encoding 3-deoxy-8-phosphooctulonate synthase → MNPKFIAGPCVIESAELLDAVAERLVAINRRLGTEIVFKASFDKANRTSIASFRGPGIDRGLRMLADVRAKWGLKLLTDIHEAWQAAPVGEVVDVIQIPAFLCRQTDLLVAAAKTGRTVNVKKAQFLSGEDMRYPYEKAVEAGAREVWLTERGNIYGYNNLVVDFRNIPDMLRIASTVVMDCTHSVQRPGAAGGKTGGNREFVPSMALAARAFGANGYFFEVHPDPDRALSDGPNMLRLDDLENLIKKLIQ, encoded by the coding sequence ATGAATCCGAAATTCATCGCAGGACCCTGCGTCATCGAATCGGCCGAACTGCTGGACGCGGTGGCCGAGCGGCTCGTCGCGATCAACCGCCGGCTGGGGACGGAGATCGTCTTCAAGGCGTCGTTCGACAAGGCCAACCGCACCTCGATCGCCTCGTTCCGCGGCCCGGGGATCGACAGGGGGCTGCGGATGCTCGCCGACGTGCGGGCCAAATGGGGGCTGAAGCTGCTGACCGACATCCACGAGGCGTGGCAGGCCGCGCCCGTGGGCGAGGTGGTGGACGTGATCCAGATTCCGGCGTTCCTCTGCCGCCAGACCGACCTGCTCGTCGCGGCGGCGAAGACCGGCCGCACGGTGAATGTCAAGAAGGCGCAGTTCCTCTCCGGCGAGGACATGCGCTACCCCTATGAGAAGGCTGTGGAGGCGGGTGCCCGGGAGGTGTGGCTCACCGAGCGCGGCAACATCTACGGCTATAACAACCTCGTGGTCGATTTCCGCAACATCCCTGACATGCTGCGCATCGCCTCCACCGTGGTGATGGACTGCACGCATTCGGTGCAGCGTCCCGGCGCGGCGGGCGGCAAGACGGGCGGCAACCGTGAGTTCGTGCCCTCGATGGCCCTCGCGGCCCGGGCGTTCGGAGCCAACGGCTACTTCTTCGAAGTGCATCCCGATCCGGACCGCGCCCTGAGCGACGGCCCGAACATGCTGCGGCTGGACGATCTGGAAAACCTCATCAAAAAACTCATACAATGA
- a CDS encoding valine--tRNA ligase: MQIADKYSPREIESKWYDYWTGHRLFHSEPDQREPYTIVIPPPNVTGMLHMGHMLNNTLQDVLVRRARMSGRNACWVPGMDHASIATEAKVVAMLRERGIEKSQLTREEFLRYAWEWKEKYGGVILKQLRRLGASCDWERTCFTMDETRTESVIRVFCDLYDKGKIYRGVRMVNWDPAAQTALSDEEVVFKESHGKLYYLRYKVEGTDRTIVVATTRPETILGDTALCVNPGDPRYAWLPADARVVVPLVGRSIPVIRDEYVDIEFGTGALKVTPAHDVNDYMLGEKYGLETIDIFNDDGTINDKVGMYAGQDRFDVRRQIEKDLAVAGLLEKTEEYTNNVGYSERTGVAIEPKLSMQWFLSMGELAGPATKAVMEDAIRFVPEKYKNTYRHWMENIKDWCISRQLWWGQRIPAYYLPKGGFVVAPTAEEALEKARAKTGDASLKADDLRQDEDVLDTWFSSWLWPISVFDGIRNPGNREIRYYYPTDDLVTGPDIIFFWVARMIMAGYEYRQEKPFENVYFTGIVRDKIGRKMSKQLGNSPDPLDLIARYGADGVRMAMLISSSAGNDVMFDEALCEQGRNFGNKIWNAYRLVNGWTTDAAAAQSENDRLAVEWFDQAMGRSLRQIAEDFRSYRISEAFKEAYRLFWDDFSGLYLETVKPAYGQPTDPRTMEATKGYFDALMRLLHPFMPFVTEEIWQALAPRAEGESICVAPMPEPCAERPETLARFELAKEVVSAVRNIRNQKNLPQKEALALHVIADGNYPAEYAPVMRKLANLSAIETVAEKDPAAAAFLVKTTQYFVPMEGRIDAEAERAKLRRDLEYYEGFLASVMKKLSNERFVQSAPEKVVANERAKQADAEAKIAAIREQLEALA; the protein is encoded by the coding sequence ATGCAAATCGCAGACAAATATTCGCCCCGCGAGATCGAGAGCAAATGGTACGACTACTGGACCGGACACCGCCTGTTCCACTCGGAACCCGATCAGCGCGAACCCTATACGATCGTCATTCCGCCCCCCAACGTGACGGGCATGCTCCACATGGGGCACATGCTCAACAACACGTTGCAGGACGTGCTGGTGCGCCGCGCCCGCATGTCGGGCAGGAACGCCTGCTGGGTCCCCGGCATGGACCACGCGTCGATCGCCACGGAGGCCAAGGTCGTGGCGATGCTCCGCGAACGGGGCATCGAGAAGTCGCAACTCACGCGCGAGGAGTTCCTCCGCTACGCCTGGGAGTGGAAGGAGAAGTACGGCGGCGTGATCCTCAAGCAACTGCGCAGGCTGGGCGCCTCGTGCGACTGGGAGCGCACGTGCTTCACGATGGACGAGACGCGCACCGAGAGCGTCATCCGCGTCTTCTGCGACCTCTACGACAAGGGGAAGATCTACCGCGGCGTGCGGATGGTGAACTGGGACCCCGCGGCGCAGACCGCCCTGTCGGACGAGGAGGTCGTCTTCAAGGAGTCGCACGGCAAGCTCTACTACCTGCGCTACAAGGTCGAGGGCACGGACCGGACGATCGTCGTCGCCACGACACGCCCCGAAACGATCCTGGGCGACACGGCCCTGTGCGTCAATCCCGGCGACCCGCGCTACGCATGGCTGCCGGCCGACGCACGCGTCGTCGTGCCGCTGGTGGGCCGTTCGATCCCGGTGATCCGCGACGAATACGTGGACATCGAGTTCGGCACGGGCGCGCTGAAGGTGACCCCGGCGCACGACGTGAACGACTACATGCTGGGCGAGAAGTACGGCCTGGAGACCATCGACATATTCAACGACGACGGCACGATCAACGACAAGGTGGGCATGTACGCGGGTCAGGACCGCTTCGACGTGCGCAGGCAGATCGAGAAGGACCTCGCCGTAGCGGGGCTGCTCGAAAAGACCGAGGAGTACACCAACAACGTGGGCTACTCGGAGCGCACGGGCGTGGCCATCGAGCCGAAACTCTCGATGCAGTGGTTCCTCTCGATGGGCGAGCTGGCCGGTCCGGCGACGAAAGCCGTCATGGAGGACGCGATCCGCTTCGTGCCCGAGAAATACAAGAATACCTACCGGCACTGGATGGAGAACATCAAGGACTGGTGCATCTCGCGCCAGTTGTGGTGGGGACAGCGCATCCCGGCCTATTACCTTCCGAAGGGCGGCTTCGTGGTGGCCCCGACGGCCGAGGAGGCGCTGGAGAAGGCCCGCGCGAAAACGGGCGACGCCTCGCTGAAAGCGGACGATCTCCGGCAGGACGAAGACGTGCTCGACACGTGGTTCTCGTCGTGGCTCTGGCCGATCTCCGTGTTCGACGGCATCCGCAACCCCGGCAACAGGGAAATCCGCTACTACTACCCCACCGACGATCTGGTGACCGGCCCGGACATCATCTTCTTCTGGGTGGCGCGGATGATCATGGCCGGCTACGAATACCGGCAGGAGAAGCCCTTCGAAAACGTCTATTTCACGGGCATCGTGCGCGACAAGATCGGCCGCAAGATGTCCAAGCAGTTGGGCAACTCGCCCGATCCGCTGGACCTGATCGCCCGGTACGGCGCCGACGGCGTGCGCATGGCCATGCTCATCTCCTCGTCGGCGGGCAACGACGTGATGTTCGACGAGGCGCTCTGCGAGCAGGGCCGCAACTTCGGCAACAAGATATGGAACGCCTACCGGCTGGTGAACGGCTGGACGACGGACGCCGCCGCGGCGCAGAGCGAGAACGACCGCCTGGCCGTGGAGTGGTTCGACCAGGCGATGGGCCGCTCGCTGCGCCAGATCGCCGAGGATTTCCGGTCCTACCGCATCTCGGAGGCCTTCAAGGAGGCGTACCGCCTCTTCTGGGACGACTTCAGCGGCCTGTACCTCGAAACGGTGAAGCCCGCCTACGGGCAGCCGACCGACCCGCGGACGATGGAGGCCACGAAGGGATACTTCGATGCGCTGATGCGCCTGCTGCACCCCTTCATGCCGTTCGTCACGGAGGAGATCTGGCAGGCGCTCGCCCCGCGCGCCGAAGGGGAGTCGATCTGCGTGGCACCGATGCCGGAGCCGTGCGCCGAACGGCCGGAGACGCTCGCCCGCTTCGAGCTGGCGAAGGAGGTCGTGTCGGCGGTGCGTAACATCCGCAACCAGAAGAACCTGCCGCAGAAGGAGGCGCTCGCGCTGCACGTCATCGCCGACGGGAACTACCCGGCGGAATACGCCCCCGTCATGCGGAAACTGGCCAACCTTTCGGCCATCGAAACCGTCGCGGAGAAGGATCCCGCGGCCGCGGCGTTCCTCGTCAAGACGACGCAGTACTTCGTCCCGATGGAGGGCCGGATCGACGCCGAGGCCGAACGCGCGAAGCTGCGCCGCGACCTCGAATACTACGAGGGATTCCTCGCATCGGTGATGAAGAAGCTCTCGAACGAGCGCTTCGTGCAGTCGGCGCCCGAGAAGGTCGTCGCCAACGAACGCGCCAAGCAGGCCGACGCCGAGGCGAAGATCGCGGCGATCCGCGAACAACTGGAGGCGCTCGCCTGA
- a CDS encoding MmcQ/YjbR family DNA-binding protein has protein sequence MNIEEFRNFCLSLPGAHDDFPFGKASSDYDRNLLVFYVADKWFCFVNAEAFDFCTLRCAPEEIGALRERYEGVGPGWHMDKRHWISVRFDSDVPDGVLLEMVRKSYELAEAKLTKRQRSALAERIEP, from the coding sequence ATGAATATCGAAGAGTTCCGGAACTTCTGCCTCTCCCTGCCGGGTGCGCACGACGACTTTCCTTTCGGGAAGGCGTCGTCGGACTACGACCGCAATCTGCTCGTGTTTTACGTGGCGGACAAGTGGTTCTGCTTCGTGAATGCCGAGGCGTTCGATTTCTGCACGCTGCGGTGCGCCCCGGAGGAGATCGGGGCCCTGCGCGAACGCTACGAGGGCGTCGGCCCCGGGTGGCACATGGACAAGCGGCATTGGATCAGCGTGCGTTTCGACAGCGACGTGCCCGACGGCGTGCTGCTGGAGATGGTGCGCAAATCGTATGAACTCGCGGAGGCGAAGCTGACGAAACGGCAGCGGAGCGCCCTCGCGGAACGGATAGAGCCATGA